A stretch of Usitatibacter palustris DNA encodes these proteins:
- a CDS encoding cation:proton antiporter — MHDLSLIITLAGGLAVALVFGWITQRLGLSTLVGYMLAGIVVGPYTPGFVADGQFASQMAEIGVILLMFGVGMHFHPQELLRVWRVAVPGAVGQSIVAAVAGWFVARHFGWSHGAGLVFGMALAVASTVVLMRMLVERDRLGSQDGHVAVGWLIVEDLFTVVALVVLPALAGSAGAGTAASIGKEVALAIGAAGLFAALVWAIGARLFAPIMEKIALTRSTELFTLTVFVVALGVAVIAAEVFHVSVALGAFFGGLVVGQSRFGPQAAADMAPFRDVFSALFFVSVGMLFDPVKLIEHPGPAALALVIVLLVKPAIALAIVLVLRHPMRTALTVAVGLAQIGEFSFILGALGKSLGILPDMAIDALIFAAIASIAVNPVLFSAVERIEARRRHAEALAEDEAEAAPKANPAVVPIAIVGAGEMARTMAARFTAGDLPARQVSGELEGIEHARVVIVTTPTLAEKMRVCAAVRAANPRAMLIAMADSSAERAWLGEFGVDYVADTVGEMSEAMLRAVRRVL, encoded by the coding sequence ATGCACGATCTTTCTCTCATCATCACGCTCGCGGGCGGCCTCGCGGTCGCACTCGTGTTCGGATGGATCACGCAACGCCTCGGGCTCTCGACGCTCGTGGGCTACATGCTCGCGGGCATTGTCGTGGGTCCGTACACGCCCGGCTTCGTCGCGGACGGCCAGTTCGCCTCGCAGATGGCCGAGATCGGCGTGATCCTCCTCATGTTCGGCGTGGGCATGCACTTCCATCCGCAGGAGCTGCTGCGCGTGTGGCGCGTCGCAGTGCCGGGCGCCGTAGGACAAAGCATCGTGGCCGCGGTGGCGGGCTGGTTCGTCGCGCGGCACTTCGGGTGGAGCCACGGTGCGGGCCTGGTGTTCGGCATGGCGCTCGCGGTCGCGAGCACGGTGGTGCTGATGCGCATGCTCGTCGAGCGCGATCGCCTGGGCTCGCAGGACGGGCACGTCGCGGTGGGCTGGCTGATCGTCGAGGATCTGTTCACGGTGGTCGCGTTGGTCGTGCTCCCGGCGCTCGCGGGCAGCGCCGGCGCGGGCACGGCAGCGTCCATCGGCAAGGAGGTCGCGCTGGCGATCGGTGCCGCGGGGCTCTTCGCCGCGCTCGTCTGGGCGATCGGCGCTCGGTTGTTCGCGCCGATCATGGAGAAGATCGCGCTGACCCGGTCGACGGAGCTCTTCACGCTCACGGTATTCGTGGTCGCGCTGGGCGTCGCGGTGATCGCGGCCGAGGTCTTCCATGTCTCGGTGGCACTCGGTGCGTTCTTCGGCGGGCTCGTCGTGGGCCAGTCGCGCTTCGGCCCGCAGGCCGCGGCGGACATGGCGCCGTTCCGCGATGTCTTCTCCGCGCTCTTCTTTGTTTCCGTGGGGATGCTCTTCGATCCCGTGAAGCTCATCGAACATCCGGGGCCTGCGGCGCTGGCGCTCGTGATCGTGCTCCTCGTGAAGCCCGCGATCGCGCTCGCGATCGTGCTCGTCCTTCGCCACCCGATGCGTACCGCACTCACGGTGGCCGTGGGCCTCGCGCAGATCGGTGAGTTCTCGTTCATCCTCGGCGCGCTCGGCAAATCCCTGGGGATCCTCCCGGACATGGCGATAGATGCGCTCATCTTCGCGGCCATCGCGTCGATTGCGGTGAACCCGGTGCTGTTCTCGGCGGTGGAACGCATCGAGGCTCGCCGCCGGCACGCGGAGGCGCTCGCCGAAGACGAGGCCGAGGCCGCGCCCAAGGCGAACCCCGCGGTCGTGCCCATCGCGATCGTCGGCGCGGGCGAGATGGCTCGTACGATGGCCGCGCGATTCACCGCCGGTGACTTGCCGGCACGACAGGTGAGCGGCGAGCTCGAAGGAATCGAGCACGCGCGCGTGGTGATCGTCACCACGCCCACGCTCGCCGAAAAGATGCGCGTGTGCGCCGCGGTCCGCGCAGCCAATCCGCGCGCGATGCTGATTGCGATGGCCGACTCCAGCGCCGAGCGTGCGTGGCTGGGCGAATTCGGCGTGGATTACGTGGCCGACACGGTCGGCGAGATGAGCGAGGCGATGCTGCGCGCCGTTCGCCGAGTCCTCTGA
- the efp gene encoding elongation factor P has protein sequence MKHAQELRTGNVITINGDPWVVLKAEYNKGGRSAATMKLKMKSLLTASNQETVFKADEKFELVMLDKKEVSFSYFADPMYVFMDSDYNSIDIEKESMGDAINYLEDGMTGEAVFYEGRAISFELPTTIVREVTYTEPAVRGDTSGKVLKPAKLATGHEVQVPAFCSTGDRIEIDTRTNEYKRRVAA, from the coding sequence ATGAAGCATGCACAGGAACTGCGTACCGGCAACGTGATCACGATCAACGGGGACCCGTGGGTCGTGCTGAAGGCCGAGTACAACAAGGGTGGGCGCAGTGCCGCCACCATGAAGCTCAAGATGAAGAGCCTGCTCACCGCGAGCAACCAGGAGACGGTCTTCAAGGCCGACGAGAAGTTCGAGCTGGTCATGCTCGACAAGAAGGAAGTGAGCTTCTCGTACTTCGCCGATCCGATGTACGTGTTCATGGATAGCGACTACAACTCGATCGACATCGAGAAGGAATCGATGGGCGACGCGATCAACTACCTCGAAGACGGCATGACGGGCGAGGCGGTGTTCTACGAAGGCCGCGCCATCTCCTTCGAGCTGCCCACCACGATCGTTCGCGAAGTGACCTACACGGAACCCGCGGTGCGCGGCGACACGTCGGGCAAGGTGCTCAAGCCCGCGAAGCTCGCCACCGGCCACGAAGTCCAGGTCCCGGCGTTCTGCTCGACGGGCGATCGCATCGAGATCGACACGCGCACGAACGAGTACAAGCGCCGCGTAGCTGCGTAA
- a CDS encoding elongation factor P maturation arginine rhamnosyltransferase EarP, which yields MANAAERWDVFCKVVDNYGDVAVSWRLARLLAREHGKRVRLWLDRVDVLAKLRPELDAASYLQVLEGVEIARWRDDATDIAEVVVETFGCDPPEAYVLAMAASETKPRWINLEYLSAEDWVEGSHRLPSPNPRLPLVKHYFFPGFTPRTGGLLREHDLLTRRDAFQSSEDAQAQFWRDLRGEVPRPGALKVSVFAYPGAAIEALRAALGPDACLVVPGENVPFLPQDRYDELLWACDLNFVRGEDSFVRAQWAGRPFVWQIYPQDEGAHWVKLSAFLARFSAGLSRDDAAALTALWEAWNKGEGVGPAWAGFAGRRATVREASQAWAQRLAGQGELAFELAKFTSKLLK from the coding sequence ATGGCAAACGCCGCTGAACGCTGGGACGTCTTCTGCAAGGTCGTGGACAACTACGGTGACGTCGCCGTGTCCTGGCGCCTCGCGCGCCTGCTTGCGCGCGAGCACGGCAAGCGCGTGCGCCTGTGGCTCGATCGGGTCGATGTGCTGGCGAAGCTGCGGCCCGAGCTCGATGCCGCGAGCTATTTGCAGGTCCTCGAGGGAGTCGAGATCGCGCGGTGGCGCGACGATGCGACCGACATCGCCGAGGTCGTCGTCGAGACGTTCGGCTGCGATCCGCCCGAGGCTTACGTGCTCGCGATGGCCGCGAGCGAAACGAAGCCGCGCTGGATCAATCTCGAATACCTGAGCGCGGAGGACTGGGTCGAGGGCAGCCACCGGTTGCCGTCGCCCAATCCGCGCCTGCCGCTGGTGAAGCACTACTTCTTTCCGGGCTTCACGCCGCGGACCGGCGGGTTGCTGCGCGAACACGACCTGCTCACGCGGCGCGATGCGTTCCAGTCGAGCGAGGACGCGCAGGCGCAGTTCTGGCGTGATCTGCGCGGGGAAGTCCCGCGGCCCGGCGCGTTGAAGGTGAGCGTCTTCGCCTACCCGGGGGCGGCCATCGAAGCGCTGCGGGCCGCGCTCGGTCCCGACGCCTGCCTCGTCGTTCCGGGCGAGAACGTCCCGTTCCTTCCGCAGGACCGCTACGACGAATTGCTCTGGGCCTGCGACCTGAACTTCGTGCGCGGCGAGGATTCCTTCGTGCGCGCGCAGTGGGCGGGCCGGCCCTTCGTCTGGCAGATCTACCCGCAGGACGAGGGTGCGCATTGGGTGAAGCTCTCGGCCTTTCTCGCGCGATTTTCCGCGGGCCTTTCGCGTGACGATGCGGCCGCGCTCACGGCGTTGTGGGAAGCCTGGAACAAGGGCGAGGGGGTGGGGCCGGCATGGGCCGGGTTCGCGGGGCGTAGGGCTACCGTCCGGGAGGCCTCCCAGGCCTGGGCGCAGCGGCTGGCCGGCCAAGGCGAGCTTGCATTCGAACTGGCCAAATTCACCTCTAAGCTGCTAAAATAA
- a CDS encoding VOC family protein yields MIDHVSIGSENYSQAVAFYRAALGPLGVDLQRDKGDEAAFGTKDHWGFFLYPVDPGRQIVAPRMHIAFAAPSRMDVQRAHDIALANGAREVRAPCERPDISNTYFGSLFTDLDGHKIEILTNS; encoded by the coding sequence ATGATCGATCACGTATCCATCGGCAGCGAAAATTACTCCCAGGCCGTAGCCTTCTATCGCGCGGCCCTCGGCCCGCTGGGCGTCGACCTGCAGCGCGACAAGGGCGACGAGGCCGCCTTCGGCACCAAGGATCACTGGGGCTTCTTCCTGTATCCCGTCGATCCGGGCCGGCAGATCGTCGCACCGCGCATGCACATCGCGTTCGCCGCGCCCTCGCGCATGGACGTGCAGCGCGCCCATGACATCGCGCTGGCCAACGGCGCGCGTGAAGTGCGCGCGCCCTGTGAGCGGCCCGACATCAGCAACACGTATTTCGGCAGCCTGTTCACCGACCTCGACGGCCACAAGATCGAGATCCTCACGAACAGCTGA
- a CDS encoding efflux transporter outer membrane subunit — MIKFLPLVAALVLAGCTMGPDYVRPEMDVPKDFATRQSTVPVADRWWALFNDPVLEKLVDEALIANRDLKVAAERIEQARAQFVITRAEGLPRVGIEGSRSRDRSSERIGFAPPADAVETDTNRLVLRAAWDIDFWGKYRRGNEAARAELAATEAGRDAIRLSLIGEVVRGYFALKALDDARVVSLRTLETRRQGLSMQQLRYDSGIVSELELSQVQSDVAGAEALVPAIEQRRTRQEGALALLLGRSPRAVFQAVIDRGPNQPPMAVEVPAGLPSELLQRRPDLRIAEQRLVAANARIGIARANYFPAISLTGFFGGESQQLSDLFSGPARTWSIAAGLLQPVFGAGQLISAEEIADSRTREAALLYEQAVANAFRETRDAISAQSTAREIATAQQVRERALSRAFDLARIRYDNGTVSLFDVLEVERQLLLVRLESIDAERDRRAAIVDLYLALGG; from the coding sequence ATGATTAAGTTCCTTCCGCTGGTCGCAGCCCTCGTGCTTGCCGGCTGCACGATGGGCCCGGACTACGTGCGTCCCGAGATGGACGTGCCCAAGGACTTCGCGACGCGCCAGTCCACCGTGCCGGTCGCGGACCGGTGGTGGGCGCTCTTCAACGATCCGGTGCTCGAGAAGCTCGTGGATGAAGCGCTCATCGCGAACCGCGACCTCAAGGTCGCAGCCGAGCGCATCGAGCAGGCCCGCGCGCAGTTCGTGATCACGCGCGCCGAAGGCCTGCCGCGCGTGGGCATCGAGGGCAGCCGCTCGCGCGACCGCTCCTCGGAGCGCATCGGCTTCGCGCCGCCGGCCGACGCGGTGGAAACCGATACGAACCGCCTCGTGCTACGCGCTGCGTGGGACATCGATTTCTGGGGCAAGTACCGCCGCGGCAATGAAGCGGCGCGCGCGGAGCTCGCGGCCACGGAAGCCGGTCGCGACGCGATCCGCCTTTCGCTCATCGGTGAAGTGGTCCGCGGCTACTTCGCACTGAAGGCCCTCGATGACGCGCGCGTCGTTTCGCTGCGAACGCTCGAAACGCGCCGCCAGGGCCTCTCGATGCAGCAGTTGCGCTACGACTCGGGCATCGTTTCGGAGCTGGAGCTCTCGCAGGTGCAATCGGATGTCGCGGGGGCCGAAGCGCTGGTGCCGGCGATCGAGCAGCGGCGCACGCGCCAGGAAGGCGCTCTCGCGCTCCTCCTGGGCCGCAGCCCGCGCGCGGTGTTCCAGGCCGTCATCGATCGCGGCCCGAACCAGCCGCCGATGGCGGTCGAAGTGCCCGCGGGCCTTCCGTCGGAGCTCCTGCAGCGCCGCCCGGACCTGCGTATTGCCGAGCAGCGCCTGGTCGCCGCCAACGCGCGCATCGGCATCGCACGCGCCAACTACTTCCCGGCCATTTCACTCACCGGGTTCTTCGGCGGTGAGAGCCAGCAGCTCTCGGATCTCTTCTCCGGTCCGGCGCGCACGTGGAGCATCGCGGCGGGCCTGCTGCAGCCGGTCTTCGGTGCGGGCCAGCTCATTTCCGCGGAGGAGATCGCCGATTCGCGCACGCGCGAAGCCGCACTTCTCTACGAGCAGGCCGTGGCCAACGCGTTCCGCGAGACACGGGATGCGATCTCGGCGCAATCGACCGCGCGGGAGATCGCCACCGCGCAGCAGGTGCGTGAGCGGGCGCTGTCGCGTGCGTTCGACCTCGCCCGCATCCGTTACGACAACGGCACCGTAAGCCTCTTCGACGTTCTCGAGGTGGAGCGCCAGTTGCTGCTGGTCCGCCTCGAATCGATCGATGCGGAGCGGGATCGCCGCGCCGCGATCGTAGACCTGTACCTGGCACTGGGAGGTTGA
- a CDS encoding efflux RND transporter permease subunit codes for MFSRFFIDRPIFAAVLSIFIAIAGFAAMKVLPIAQYPDISPPVVTVVATYPGASAQVLESTVAAPIENAINGIEDMLYMSSTSAANGVVQIQVTFNIGADIDKAALNVNNRVKQVEPKLPLEVRRQGVAVEKGSSAFLQVLAFYSPDNTYDDIFISNYVTLNILDEVKRIPGTTLVQIFGAKDYAMRIWVKPDRLAQLKLTPGDLIRALQEQNAQFAAGKVGEPPASTGQELVYNVTTKGRLTDVKEFEEIIVRSNPDGSRLLLKDVARIELAGKDYSFLGQYNGKPATLMGVFLQPGANQLDVGKAVRDRLQELSTRFPKGIAHVIPFDTTMFVEVSIREVVITLAEAMALVFLVVFLFLQNIRATLIPFATVPVALLGTFGGLLALGYSINTLTLFGMVLAIGIVVDDAIVVMENIERIMREEGIEARDAAIKAMHEVTSPIIAIVLVLCAVFIPIAFLGGLTGELYRQFAVTIAIAVVISGFVALTLTPALSVTLLKGKHKEPGRFFQAFNRWFARVTDRYEDGVAWMIRRGAIALLLFAGMVAVTAFLWRTTPTSLVPDEDQGWYLGLVFLPDGATLERTDKVVKEVTAAIKSNPFNEHAMAFTGFDFAGGFVFRENAATIFITQTHWDKRPVPVGALVGEFFGKTGHIKEGMVIAFPPPAIFGLGTAGGFEFNLQYKGDGGPQRMAEVTQQFIGAAMQSEKMAFVQTFWRSNVPQIYVDVDRQKAKSLGVPLDEIFNALSATLGTYYVNDFNKYGRTWQVLMSAERENRRRPEDVGSVYVRNTHGEMIPVSAVAKIVFNNGPGTLERFNNLPAVKLIGNAKPGVSSGDAIAEVERIAAQVLPPDFTLAWSGASYQEKKSSGTSILALGLGALMAFLILAAQYERWSLPLSVMMALPFGTFGALAAVWVRGMTNDVYFQIGLVTLLGLAAKNAILIVEFALLKTQEGLSYSAAAVEAARLRFRPILMTSLAFILGVAPLAFSSGAGAGARTSVGTGVMGGMLAATFLAIFFVPYFFKLIMERKLTEPRSSEELKAEAAHSRAVSRHVHVHTPLSPVKSEGADD; via the coding sequence ATGTTCTCCCGCTTCTTCATCGACCGCCCGATCTTCGCCGCGGTCCTCTCCATCTTCATCGCGATCGCCGGTTTCGCGGCGATGAAGGTCCTGCCCATTGCGCAGTACCCGGACATCTCGCCGCCGGTCGTCACCGTGGTCGCCACGTATCCGGGCGCTTCCGCGCAGGTGCTCGAATCGACGGTCGCGGCCCCGATCGAGAACGCCATCAACGGCATCGAGGACATGCTCTACATGAGCTCCACCTCGGCGGCCAACGGCGTGGTGCAGATCCAGGTCACCTTCAACATCGGCGCCGATATCGACAAAGCGGCGCTCAACGTGAACAACCGCGTGAAGCAGGTCGAGCCCAAGCTCCCGCTCGAGGTCCGCCGCCAGGGTGTCGCCGTGGAGAAGGGCTCCTCGGCCTTCCTGCAGGTGCTCGCGTTCTATTCTCCCGACAACACGTACGACGACATCTTCATCTCAAACTACGTGACGCTGAACATCCTCGACGAAGTGAAGCGCATCCCGGGCACCACGCTCGTGCAGATCTTCGGCGCCAAGGATTACGCGATGCGCATCTGGGTGAAGCCCGATCGCCTCGCGCAGCTGAAGCTCACGCCCGGGGACCTCATCCGCGCGCTGCAGGAGCAGAACGCGCAGTTCGCCGCCGGCAAGGTGGGCGAGCCGCCGGCCTCCACGGGCCAGGAGCTCGTCTACAACGTGACGACCAAGGGTCGCCTCACGGACGTGAAGGAGTTCGAGGAAATCATCGTCCGGTCCAATCCGGATGGTTCGCGCCTGCTGCTGAAGGACGTGGCTCGCATCGAGCTCGCGGGCAAGGACTACTCGTTCCTCGGCCAGTACAACGGCAAGCCCGCCACGCTCATGGGCGTGTTCCTGCAGCCCGGTGCCAACCAGCTCGATGTCGGCAAGGCCGTGCGCGACCGCCTGCAGGAGCTCTCGACGCGTTTCCCCAAGGGCATCGCGCACGTGATTCCCTTTGATACGACGATGTTCGTCGAGGTCTCGATCCGCGAAGTCGTCATCACCCTCGCCGAGGCGATGGCGCTGGTCTTCCTGGTGGTGTTCCTCTTCCTGCAGAACATCCGCGCCACGCTCATCCCGTTCGCGACGGTGCCTGTGGCGCTATTGGGCACGTTCGGCGGTTTGCTCGCGCTCGGCTACTCGATCAATACGCTCACGCTCTTCGGCATGGTGCTCGCCATCGGCATCGTCGTGGACGACGCCATCGTGGTGATGGAGAACATCGAACGCATCATGCGGGAGGAAGGCATCGAGGCCCGCGACGCCGCCATCAAAGCCATGCACGAGGTGACGAGCCCGATCATCGCGATCGTGCTCGTGCTGTGCGCGGTGTTCATCCCGATCGCGTTCCTGGGTGGCCTCACCGGCGAGCTCTATCGCCAGTTCGCGGTCACGATCGCGATCGCGGTGGTGATCTCGGGCTTCGTGGCGCTGACGCTCACGCCCGCGCTGTCGGTCACGCTCCTCAAGGGCAAGCACAAGGAGCCCGGGCGCTTCTTCCAGGCGTTCAACCGCTGGTTCGCGCGCGTCACCGACCGCTATGAAGACGGTGTGGCGTGGATGATCCGTCGCGGCGCGATCGCGCTGCTGCTCTTCGCGGGCATGGTCGCCGTCACCGCGTTCCTCTGGCGCACGACGCCCACGTCGCTCGTGCCCGACGAGGACCAGGGCTGGTACCTGGGTCTCGTGTTCCTGCCCGACGGCGCCACGCTCGAACGCACCGACAAGGTGGTGAAGGAAGTGACGGCCGCGATCAAGTCGAACCCGTTCAATGAGCACGCGATGGCATTCACGGGCTTCGACTTCGCCGGCGGCTTCGTCTTCCGCGAGAACGCGGCCACGATCTTCATCACCCAGACGCACTGGGACAAGCGTCCCGTGCCCGTGGGCGCGCTCGTGGGCGAGTTCTTCGGCAAGACGGGCCACATCAAGGAAGGCATGGTGATTGCGTTCCCGCCGCCCGCGATCTTCGGCCTGGGCACTGCCGGCGGCTTCGAATTCAACCTGCAGTACAAGGGTGACGGCGGCCCGCAGCGCATGGCGGAAGTCACGCAGCAGTTCATCGGCGCGGCCATGCAGAGCGAGAAGATGGCGTTCGTCCAGACGTTCTGGCGCTCGAACGTGCCGCAGATCTACGTGGACGTGGACCGCCAGAAGGCGAAGAGCCTCGGCGTGCCCCTCGACGAGATCTTCAACGCGCTCTCGGCCACGCTCGGCACGTACTACGTGAACGACTTCAACAAGTACGGCCGCACCTGGCAGGTGCTCATGTCCGCGGAGCGCGAGAATCGCCGCCGCCCGGAGGACGTGGGCTCCGTCTACGTGCGCAACACCCACGGCGAGATGATTCCCGTGTCCGCGGTCGCGAAGATCGTGTTCAACAACGGACCGGGCACGCTCGAGCGCTTCAACAACCTGCCGGCCGTGAAGCTCATCGGCAACGCGAAGCCGGGCGTGAGCTCCGGCGATGCCATTGCCGAGGTCGAGCGCATTGCCGCGCAGGTGCTGCCGCCGGACTTCACGCTGGCGTGGAGCGGTGCTTCCTACCAGGAGAAGAAGTCGAGCGGCACGTCCATCCTCGCGTTGGGCCTCGGCGCGCTGATGGCGTTCCTGATTCTCGCGGCGCAGTACGAGCGCTGGTCGCTGCCGCTCTCGGTGATGATGGCGCTCCCGTTCGGCACCTTCGGCGCGCTCGCCGCGGTGTGGGTGCGCGGCATGACCAACGACGTGTACTTCCAGATCGGACTGGTGACGCTGCTCGGCCTTGCCGCGAAGAACGCGATCCTGATCGTGGAATTCGCGCTGCTGAAAACGCAGGAGGGCCTGTCGTATTCGGCGGCGGCCGTCGAGGCCGCGCGCCTTCGCTTCCGTCCCATCCTGATGACCTCGCTCGCGTTCATCCTCGGCGTCGCGCCGCTGGCGTTCTCCTCGGGCGCGGGCGCGGGTGCCCGCACCTCGGTGGGCACCGGCGTCATGGGCGGCATGCTCGCGGCAACCTTCCTCGCCATCTTCTTCGTGCCGTATTTCTTCAAGCTCATCATGGAAAGAAAGCTCACCGAGCCGCGTTCGAGCGAAGAGCTCAAGGCCGAGGCCGCGCACAGCCGCGCGGTGTCGCGCCACGTGCACGTGCATACGCCGCTGAGCCCGGTGAAATCGGAGGGCGCCGATGATTAA
- a CDS encoding efflux RND transporter periplasmic adaptor subunit, translating to MSNESLPPGRTSAVAIVAVAVVLALLLSACGKGGDQHGGGFPPALVSVQEVKTRTVPVEFEYPAQTAGSREVEVRARVTGILLKRNYTEGERVSAGQSLFQLDAAPYEAAFARAEADVAAAEARLGQAQRQAKRYKPLYEAKAASQKDFDDAVSGEEVAAADAKAARARLNEAKLNLSWTRVESPVSGLTSRALKSEGSLVSGPDVLLTTVTQADPMYVNFGLSQSEQARIKADIEAGKLVMPAGGKFDVAVKSDDGKVYARTGKLVFTDSRVSQTTGTADARAELPNPDGALRPGQFVRVVLKGATRPNAVVVPQRAVMESPQGKMVYLLGPENKALPQPVTVGEWAGDDWVITSGLKGGEKIITDGLMKVFPGGPVQVGDPNAPPPGAPGKAPAKPDAKAEPAKPEAKK from the coding sequence ATGTCGAACGAATCCCTCCCTCCCGGGCGTACCTCCGCTGTTGCCATCGTCGCGGTCGCCGTCGTCCTCGCCCTCCTGCTCAGCGCCTGCGGCAAGGGCGGCGACCAACATGGCGGCGGTTTCCCGCCCGCGCTCGTCTCCGTGCAGGAGGTGAAGACGCGCACGGTTCCCGTGGAATTCGAATACCCCGCGCAAACCGCGGGCTCGCGCGAAGTGGAAGTCCGGGCACGGGTCACCGGCATCCTCCTCAAGCGCAACTACACCGAAGGCGAGCGCGTCAGCGCGGGCCAGTCGCTCTTCCAGCTCGACGCCGCACCTTATGAAGCCGCGTTCGCGCGCGCCGAGGCCGATGTCGCCGCCGCCGAAGCGCGCCTGGGCCAGGCCCAGCGCCAGGCCAAGCGCTACAAGCCGCTCTACGAGGCGAAGGCCGCCTCGCAGAAGGATTTCGACGACGCCGTCTCCGGCGAGGAAGTCGCCGCCGCCGACGCGAAGGCCGCCCGCGCCCGCCTCAACGAAGCGAAGCTCAATCTTTCCTGGACCCGCGTCGAGTCGCCCGTCTCGGGTCTCACCAGCCGCGCGCTGAAGAGCGAGGGCAGCCTCGTCTCCGGCCCGGACGTATTGCTCACCACCGTGACGCAAGCCGATCCGATGTACGTGAACTTCGGCCTCTCGCAATCGGAGCAGGCGCGCATCAAGGCCGACATCGAGGCGGGCAAACTCGTGATGCCCGCCGGCGGCAAGTTCGACGTCGCGGTGAAGAGCGACGACGGCAAGGTCTACGCGCGCACGGGCAAGCTCGTGTTCACGGATTCGCGCGTGAGCCAGACCACCGGCACCGCCGATGCGCGCGCCGAATTGCCGAACCCGGATGGCGCGCTGCGCCCCGGCCAGTTCGTGCGTGTCGTCCTCAAGGGTGCGACGCGGCCCAACGCCGTGGTCGTTCCGCAACGCGCGGTGATGGAAAGCCCGCAGGGCAAGATGGTTTACCTGCTCGGCCCCGAGAACAAGGCGCTGCCGCAGCCCGTGACCGTGGGCGAGTGGGCCGGTGACGACTGGGTCATCACCTCGGGCCTCAAGGGCGGCGAGAAGATCATCACCGACGGCCTCATGAAGGTGTTCCCCGGCGGGCCAGTGCAGGTGGGCGATCCCAACGCGCCGCCGCCCGGCGCGCCCGGCAAGGCGCCCGCGAAGCCCGACGCCAAGGCCGAACCCGCCAAGCCCGAAGCGAAGAAGTAG
- a CDS encoding TetR family transcriptional regulator → MARRTKEEALATRETIIDAAETVFSEKGVARASLEEIATEAGCTRGAIYWHFKDKAELFDAMMQRVVLPVEAMLESAGVSGETDPLELLRLATVEILQRTARDPQLARVFEIAYHKCEYTGDAAGVRDRHIASQAECMGTIEAGFRACVAQGLLPESVSPREAAIGAMSLVSGLIANWVLDPKSFSLAKHAESLVDTYFRGLQAKPAASAKPRARAAPRPRLKAVK, encoded by the coding sequence ATGGCTCGCCGCACCAAGGAAGAAGCGCTCGCGACGCGCGAAACCATCATCGACGCCGCCGAAACGGTGTTCAGTGAGAAGGGTGTCGCGCGCGCATCGCTCGAGGAGATCGCCACCGAAGCCGGCTGCACGCGCGGCGCGATCTACTGGCATTTCAAGGACAAGGCCGAGCTCTTCGACGCGATGATGCAGCGCGTGGTGCTGCCGGTCGAAGCCATGCTGGAAAGCGCGGGCGTCTCGGGTGAAACCGATCCGCTGGAGCTGCTGCGCCTCGCGACCGTGGAAATCCTGCAACGCACCGCGCGCGATCCACAGTTGGCCCGCGTGTTCGAGATCGCGTATCACAAGTGCGAATACACGGGCGATGCCGCGGGGGTGCGCGACCGCCACATCGCAAGCCAGGCCGAATGCATGGGCACCATCGAGGCGGGCTTCCGCGCCTGCGTCGCCCAGGGCCTGCTCCCGGAAAGCGTGAGCCCGCGCGAAGCGGCCATCGGCGCCATGTCGCTAGTCTCGGGCCTGATCGCCAACTGGGTGCTCGATCCGAAAAGCTTCTCGCTCGCGAAGCATGCGGAGTCGCTCGTCGATACCTACTTCCGCGGCCTGCAGGCGAAGCCCGCCGCTTCGGCCAAGCCGCGCGCTCGCGCCGCCCCCCGCCCCAGGCTCAAGGCGGTGAAGTAG